A single region of the Oncorhynchus keta strain PuntledgeMale-10-30-2019 chromosome 37, Oket_V2, whole genome shotgun sequence genome encodes:
- the LOC118399629 gene encoding cytoplasmic protein NCK2-like, with protein sequence MTEEVIVIAKWDYSAQQEQELDIRKNERLWLLDDSKTWWKVRNASNRTGYVPSNYVERKNSLKKTSLVKNIKDTLGLGKTKRKTSARDASPTPSTDAEYPSNGGGGSSAERIYDLSISALVKFAYAAEREDELTLVKGSRVIVMEKCSDGWWRGSSEGRVGWFPSNYVLEEGEEEAVSGDLSGGYPGQGAGSAGVINGTTRALHTVQTLYPFSSVTDEELNFEKGEVMEVLEKPENDPEWWRCRNARGQVGLVPKNYVVILSDDPAPGGGMGSGPHSPQINYTGPARVGKFAGKDWYYGGVTRHQAESALNERGGQGDFLVRDSESSPSDFSVSLKAMGKNKHFKVALADGVYCIGQRRFSSMDELVEHYKKAPIFTSEHGDKLYLVKPLL encoded by the exons ATGACGGAGGAGGTGATAGTTATAGCCAAGTGGGACTACTCGGCTCAGCAGGAACAGGAACTTGACATCCGGAAAAACGAGCGGCTGTGGCTCCTGGATGACAGCAAGACGTGGTGGAAGGTGAGGAACGCCTCCAACCGGACCGGCTACGTCCCCTCTAACTATGTGGAGAGGAAAAACAGCTTAAAGAAGACCTCGCTGGTGAAAAACATCAAAGACACACTCG gcCTGGGGAAGACGAAGAGGAAGACGAGTGCCCGCGATGCCTCGCCAACGCCCAGCACGGACGCAGAGTACCCGTCCAATGGTGGCGGAGGTAGCAGCGCCGAGCGTATCTACGACCTCAGCATCTCAGCCCTGGTCAAGTTTGCCTACGCGGCAGAGCGGGAAGACGAGCTGACACTGGTGAAGGGGTCAAGGGTCATTGTCATGGAGAAGTGTAGCGACGGCTGGTGGCGAGGGAGTTCTGAAGGTCGGGTAGGTTGGTTCCCCTCTAACTATGtcctggaggagggagaggaggaggccgTCTCGGGGGACCTAAGCGGAGGTTACCCAGGGCAGGGGGCAGGGTCGGCAGGGGTGATCAACGGGACCACCAGGGCGCTCCACACTGTCCAGACGCTGTACCCTTTCAGCTCTGTGACAGACGAGGAGCTAAACTTTGAAAAGGGCGAAGTGATGGAGGTGCTGGAGAAACCGGAGAACGACCCTGAGTGGTGGCGGTGTCGGAACGCCCGTGGACAGGTGGGCCTGGTGCCAAAGAACTATGTGGTTATACTTAGCGACGATCCGGCCCCCGGGGGTGGCATGGGCTCGGGCCCCCACTCACCCCAGATCAACTACACAGGGCCGGCCCGCGTGGGAAAGTTTGCCGGGAAGGACTGGTACTATGGGGGAGTGACCAGGCATCAGGCAGAGAGTGCGCTCAATGAGAGAGGAGGTCAGGGAGACTTCCTGGTCAGAGACAGCGAATCATCG CCCAGTGATTTCTCCGTGTCCCTCAAGGCGATGGGAAAGAACAAGCACTTCAAGGTAGCGCTGGCGGACGGGGTCTACTGTATCGGCCAGAGACGCTTCAGCAGCATGGACGAACTGGTGGAGCATTACAAAAAAGCTCCGATCTTCACCAGCGAACATGGAGACAAACTCTACCTGGTCAAACCGCTGCTGtga
- the otos2 gene encoding otospiralin-like isoform X1, whose amino-acid sequence MPRLCVSMLLWVVLLSLLSLIGAEETAGGEGKAADLGREKRSMPNWALTSSDFFGWVEALREYAGYEKIEDLSRTFWAHFPSASRLGYELSNPDEE is encoded by the exons ATGCCTCGTCTTTGTGTCTCAATGCTGCTCTGGGTCGTCCTGCTGAGTCTCCTCTCTCTAATAG GGGCTGAGGAaacagcaggaggagaaggaaaag CAGCAGATTTGGGGCGTGAGAAGCGCAGCATGCCCAACTGGGCTCTGACCTCCTCTGACTTCTTCGGCTGGGTGGAGGCTCTGCGCGAGTACGCTGGTTATGAGAAGATTGAAGACCTGTCCAGAACCTTCTGGGCACACTTCCCCTCCGCCAGCCGCCTGGGCTATGAGCTGTCCAACCCTGACGAGGAGTGA
- the otos2 gene encoding otospiralin-like isoform X2, protein MPRLCVSMLLWVVLLSLLSLIGAEETAGGEGKADLGREKRSMPNWALTSSDFFGWVEALREYAGYEKIEDLSRTFWAHFPSASRLGYELSNPDEE, encoded by the exons ATGCCTCGTCTTTGTGTCTCAATGCTGCTCTGGGTCGTCCTGCTGAGTCTCCTCTCTCTAATAG GGGCTGAGGAaacagcaggaggagaaggaaaag CAGATTTGGGGCGTGAGAAGCGCAGCATGCCCAACTGGGCTCTGACCTCCTCTGACTTCTTCGGCTGGGTGGAGGCTCTGCGCGAGTACGCTGGTTATGAGAAGATTGAAGACCTGTCCAGAACCTTCTGGGCACACTTCCCCTCCGCCAGCCGCCTGGGCTATGAGCTGTCCAACCCTGACGAGGAGTGA